A window of the Brassica napus cultivar Da-Ae chromosome C5, Da-Ae, whole genome shotgun sequence genome harbors these coding sequences:
- the LOC106395413 gene encoding proteasome subunit beta type-2-A: MECVFGLVGKGFAIVAADTSAVHSILLHKNNEDKIMVLDSHKLVAASGEPGDRVQFTEYVQKNVSLYKFRNGIPLTTAAAANFTRGELATALRKNPYSVNILMAGYDEESGASLYYIDYIATLHKVDKGAFGYGSYFSLSTMDRHYREDMSVEEAIELVDKCILEIRSRLVVAPPNFVIKIVDKDGARDYAWRQSVQDVTTAAV; the protein is encoded by the exons ATGGAGTGCGTATTCGGTCTGGTTGGGAAAGGATTCGCCATCGTGGCGGCGGATACATCGGCGGTGCACAGTATCCTTCTCCACAAAAACAACGAGGACAAGATCATGGTCCTTGACTCCCACAAGCTCGTCGCTGCCAGCGGCGAGCCTGGTGATCG GGTTCAGTTCACGGAGTACGTTCAGAAGAACGTGTCGCTGTACAAGTTCCGCAACGGGATCCCTTTGACTACCGCCGCCGCTGCCAACTTCACTCGCGGAGAGCTCGCCACCGCCTTGAGGAAG AACCCGTATTCTGTGAATATCCTGATGGCTGGCTACGACGAAGAGAGCGGTGCATCCCTTTACTACATCGACTACATTGCAACCCTTCACAAAGTTGACAAGGGAGCGTTTGGTTATGGATCTTACTTCTCCCTCTCCACCATGGACAGGCATTACCGCGAGGATATGTCTGTCGAAGAAGCCATTGAACTGGTGGACAAGTGCATACTTGAGATCCGGTCAAGACTGGTCGTTGCGCCACCAAACTTTGTGATCAAGATTGTTGACAAAGATGGAGCTCGTGATTACGCTTGGCGTCAGTCCGTACAGGACGTCACAACTGCGGCTGTCTGA
- the LOC106389312 gene encoding non-specific lipid transfer protein GPI-anchored 20-like, protein MSKIKVIIALALLAVLAFPVSSQQPPLSQCTPSMVTTVGPCMSFLTNSTSNGTSPSSDCCNSLRSLTTGGMGCLCLIVTGSVPFNIPINRTTAVSLPRACNMPRVPLQCKANIAPAAAPGPAGTFGPAMSPGPATTPIVPEPTPAAQTPQSDATQPFTPTVDTAGPTAGDGGSTSRPSLTSSSAYALSPSLLFFGISLVVLKFY, encoded by the exons ATGTCGAAAATTAAGGTTATAATCGCCCTGGCTTTACTCGCAGTGCTAGCTTTTCCGGTTAGCAGCCAACAACCGCCGCTTAGCCAATGTACTCCGTCTATGGTGACTACAGTTGGTCCTTGTATGAGCTTCTTAACCAACAGCACCAGCAACGGAACTTCACCGTCGTCTGATTGTTGTAACTCGCTGAGGTCTTTAACAACCGGAGGAATGGGATGTCTCTGTCTTATTGTAACCGGAAGTGTTCCTTTTAATATTCCTATTAACCGTACAACCGCCGTCTCTCTTCCCCGTGCTTGTAACATGCCTAGAGTCCCTCTTCAATGCAAAG CCAATATTGCTCCAGCTGCTGCTCCTG GACCTGCTGGTACATTTGGACCGGCGATGTCTCCAGGTCCAGCAACAACTCCAATTGTCCCAGAACCGACCCCAGCAGCTCAGACACCACAGTCCGATGCAACTCAGCCTTTTACACCAACCGTGGACACTGCGGGTCCTACGGCTGGCGACGGAGGAAGCACCAGTCGACCTTCTCTCACTTCTTCATCCGCCTACGCCCTCTCACCATCGCTTCTCTTCTTTGGCATCAGCCTCGTAGTTCTCAAATTCTATTGA
- the LOC106395412 gene encoding probable rRNA-processing protein EBP2 homolog: MSFEDDFVEDDEMNMIDEDVASDSEAESLSDSDSENAITEKLPEPTKTAVYNRDGLLDKLQDISWPEDADWTHKLTVEIEQGQAVDVNDDLAREMAFYTQALEGTRQAFEKLQEMGLPFLRPADYYAEMVKSDTHMEKVKSKLLYEKKQMEESEERRKARDNKKMAKEVQSQKMKERAKQKKDEIESVKKWRKQRQQSGFSEKGAGELDLEFGNGKSFQRGGGKKRPGVSPGDRSGGKGKPTSRMNNKKREFRDSKFGHGGRKGLSKQNTAETTNDFKGGFRGGKAGGNKRQKR; this comes from the coding sequence ATGTCGTTTGAAGATGATTTTGTGGAAGACGATGAGATGAACATGATTGATGAAGACGTAGCATCTGACTCCGAAGCAGAGTCTTTGTCAGATTCCGATTCAGAAAACGCGATCACTGAGAAGCTACCTGAGCCGACAAAGACTGCTGTCTACAACAGAGATGGGCTTCTTGATAAGCTTCAAGACATAAGCTGGCCAGAAGATGCTGATTGGACTCATAAGCTCACCGTCGAGATTGAGCAAGGACAAGCCGTTGATGTAAACGACGACCTCGCTAGAGAGATGGCCTTCTACACTCAAGCACTCGAAGGGACGAGGCAGGCTTTCGAGAAGCTCCAGGAGATGGGACTGCCTTTCCTAAGGCCGGCGGATTACTACGCGGAGATGGTGAAATCAGATACGCACATGGAGAAGGTGAAGTCTAAGCTTCTGTACGAGAAGAAACAGATGGAGGAGTCTGAGGAGAGGAGGAAAGCGAGGGATAACAAGAAGATGGCTAAGGAAGTACAGTCTCAGAAGATGAAGGAGCGCGCTAAGCAGAAGAAGGATGAGATTGAGTCTGTCAAGAAGTGGAGGAAACAGAGGCAGCAGAGCGGGTTTAGTGAGAAAGGAGCAGGAGAGCTTGATCTTGAGTTTGGAAATGGGAAGAGTTTCCAGAGAGGAGGtgggaagaagaggccgggtgtGTCTCCTGGTGATCGATCGGGAGGTAAAGGGAAGCCTACTTCGAGGATGAACAATAAGAAGAGGGAGTTTAGGGACTCCAAGTTTGGTCATGGTGGAAGGAAAGGGTTGAGCAAGCAGAACACTGCAGAGACGACGAATGATTTCAAAGGAGGGTTTCGTGGAGGCAAAGCTGGTGGAAACAAGAGACAGAAGAGATAA
- the LOC106395418 gene encoding protein RDM1-like, with protein MQSDVTMNPRASDDSSSSDVEAEISDGDGFLPTDRPHTVAEDEVSLLIRAETYQGYMKELPLPTSRGSLIPFTSWVGLAMSIKELYGQPLHYLTNALLQRWDQARLGSDSEDQSLDLIIHPSKAEATIWLVEEIHRLTSSHPQIAELWGSDPTYHMLIDPIIPKLSQS; from the exons ATGCAGAGTGACGTGACTATGAATCCACGAGCATCAGACGACTCTAGCTCCTCTGATGTCGAAGCTGAGATCAGCGACGGCGATGGCTTTTTGCCGACCGATAGACCTCATACGGTCGCCGAAGACGAAG TTTCGCTGCTGATAAGAGCAGAGACGTATCAAGGCTACATGAAGGAGCTTCCTCTTCCGACTAGCCGCGGTTCTTTGATCCCGTTCACGAGCTGGGTCGGGTTAGCCATGTCGATCAAGGAGCTTTATGGTCAGCCTTTGCATTACCTCACGAACGCTTTGTTACAGCGTTGGGATCAAGCGAGACTGGGTAGTGATTCTGAAGATCAGAGCTTGGATTTGATCATTCATCCTTCTAAAGCTGAAGCTACCATCTGGCTCGTCGAGGAGATTCATCGGCTCACTTCTTCTCATCCTCAGATTGCTGAGCTTTGGGGTTCTGATCCTACGTATCACATGTTGATTGATCCAATCATTCCCAAGTTATCACAATCATAA
- the LOC106395410 gene encoding protein CDC73 homolog — protein sequence MDPLSVLKDFTTRGDLDKIERVGANYRFGSGYSFPCATETAYRSKGGSLYTLEALVHYVKNHHLKLGEYMQSTVKNSVPAVTLPDRKPLLDYLTGRVASSDSIDYLLLQQQNAQSQKQNEEYRPDQDNSAFVSRENAVEEVDGYGGEDVDYIMLIRSNERPLKSRDAILECKNRDFHSVLVNSTKREEERQRIESHQRKDGLVAKSRLMGAEERGIVGFTGGGGDDSGYDANPKSKLRKIGEGVPIILVPSAFQTLITIYNVKEFLEDGVYIPNDVKAKEMKGVKPDCITVQKKFSRDRERVVTAYEVRDKPSALKPDDWDRVVAVFVLGKDWQFKDWPFKDHVEIFNKIIGFFLRFEDDSIESAKTVKQWNVKIISISKNKRHQDRAAALEVWEKLEEFVRSRSHS from the exons atGGATCCGTTATCGGTGCTGAAGGACTTCACGACGCGCGGAGACCTGGATAAAATCGAACGGGTCGGAGCCAATTACCGATTCGGATCCGGATACTCCTTCCCCTGCGCGACAGAGACGGCGTACAGATCCAAAGGCGGAAGCCTCTACACTCTAGAAGCCTTAGTCCACTACGTGAAGAACCACCACCTCAAGCTCGGAGAGTACATGCAATCCACCGTCAAAAACTCCGTCCCCGCCGTTACGCTACCGGATCGGAAACCTCTCCTCGATTACCTCACCGGGAGAGTAGCCTCCTCCGATTCGATCGACTACCTCCTGCTCCAGCAGCAGAACGCCCAGAGCCAGAAGCAGAACGAAGAGTACAGACCCGATCAAGACAACTCTGCTTTCGTCTCCCGAGAAAACGCCGTCGAAGAGGTTGACGGTTACGGCGGAGAGGACGTTGATTACATTATGCTGATTCGGTCCAACGAGAGGCCGTTGAAGAGCCGAGACGCGATCCTCGAGTGCAAGAACAGAGATTTCCACAGCGTGTTGGTGAATTCGACCAAAAGGGAAGAGGAGAGGCAGAGGATCGAGTCTCACCAGAGGAAAGACGGCTTGGTCGCCAAGAGTAGGTTGATGGGTGCTGAAGAGAGAGGCATTGTAGGCTTCACCGGCGGCGGAGGTGATGATTCTGGTTATGATGCTAACCCTAAGTCTAAGCTTAGGAAGATTGGGGAAGGTGTGCCGATCATTCTTGTCCCGAGTGCGTTTCAGACGCTGATTACTATATACAATGTGAAGGAGTTTCTTGAGGATGGAGTTTATATACCGAATGATGTTAAGGCTAAGGAGATGAAAGGGGTGAAGCCTGATTGTATTACGGTTCAGAAGAAGTTTAGTAGAGATAGGGAGAGGGTTGTGACTGCTTATGAGGTTAGGGATAAGCCTTCTGCTTTGAAGCCTGATGACTGGGACCGTGTTGTTGCGGTTTTCGTGTTGGGCAAGGATTGGCAGTTCAAGGATTGGCCTTTCAAGGACCATGTTGAGATTTTCAATAAGA TAATTGGGTTCTTCTTGCGGTTTGAAGATGATAGTATTGAATCAGCCAAGACGGTGAAGCAGTGGAATGTGAAGATTATCTCG ATTAGTAAGAATAAGAGGCATCAAGACCGGGCTGCAGCATTAGAAGTCTGGGAAAAACTTGAGGAGTTTGTTCGGTCTCGGTCACATTCTTAG
- the LOC106395409 gene encoding pentatricopeptide repeat-containing protein At3g22690-like, translated as MAILGTVLHLSPMVFATSTSRPFLPNQTHRNKPTTNSLSSPIISLKNCKTIDELKLFHHSLAKQGLDNDVSAITKLVARSCELGTRESLTFARKLFDVSYGSRYMYNSLIRGYASSGLCEEALLLFLRMMIDGISPDKYTFPFGLSACAKSRTIRDGAQIHGLVVRMDYAKDLFVQNSLVHFYAECGDLVCARNVFDEMPQRNVVSWTSMICGYARRGFAKEAVDLFFEMMRSEDVRPNSVTMVCVISACAKLEDLETCEKVHAFISSSGVEVNDVMVSALVDMYMKCNDNDTAKQLFEQYGARNLDLSNAMASNYVRQGLTKEALDVLSLMMDSGVRPDRISMLSAISSCSQLKNILLGKSCHGYVMRNGFESWDNICNALIDMYMKCRKQDTAVKMFDRMLNKTVVTWNSIIAGYIENGDVDAAWETFNTMPEKNIVSWNTIIGGLVQEGMFEEAIEVFRSMQGQEGVDADGVTMMSIASACGHLGALDLAKWIYYYIEKNGTQLDVRLSTSLVDMFSRCGDPETAMSIFNGLANRDVSAWTVAIRAMAMSGNAERAIELFDEMIEQGLKPDGVVFVGALTACSHGGLVQQGKEIFESMKKLHGVSPEDVHYGCMVDLLSRAGLLEEAMQLIKSMPLEPNDVIWNSLLAACRVHGNVEMAAYAAAKIQVLAPERTGSYVLLSNVYASAGRWNDVAKVRLSMKEKGLRKPPGTSLIEIRGKTHEFTSGDESHPEMRKIEAMLDEVSRELGHVPDLSSVLMDVDEQEKRFMLSRHSEKLAMAFGLISSNKGTRIRIVKNLRVCSDCHSFAKLASKAYDREIVLRDNNRFHFISQGKCSCNDFW; from the coding sequence ATGGCGATACTGGGTACTGTTCTCCATCTCTCTCCTATGGTCTTCGCCACTTCAACTTCAAGACCATTTCTCCCAAACCAGACCCACCGCAACAAACCCACCACGAATAGCCTCTCATCACCAATCATCTCGTTGAAGAACTGCAAAACCATCGACGAACTCAAGCTCTTCCACCACTCCCTCGCGAAGCAAGGCCTTGACAACGACGTCTCCGCCATAACCAAGCTCGTAGCTCGAAGCTGCGAATTGGGCACTCGCGAAAGCCTAACCTTTGCGAGAAAGCTGTTTGATGTCTCCTACGGGTCTCGTTACATGTACAACTCTTTGATCCGTGGGTACGCGTCCTCTGGGCTATGTGAAGAAGCGTTACTGCTCTTTCTCCGAATGATGATCGACGGAATCTCTCCGGACAAGTACACGTTCCCCTTTGGATTGAGCGCGTGTGCGAAAAGTAGAACGATTCGTGACGGGGCTCAGATTCATGGGTTGGTCGTTAGGATGGATTATGCTAAGGATCTGTTCGTGCAGAACTCGTTGGTTCATTTCTACGCGGAGTGTGGAGATCTTGTTTGTGCGCGgaatgtgttcgatgaaatgcctcaGAGAAACGTAGTTTCTTGGACGAGTATGATTTGCGGTTACGCGAGGCGTGGTTTTGCTAAAGAAGctgttgatttgtttttcgagatgatgagaagtgaAGATGTGAGGCCTAACTCGGTCACGATGGTGTGTGTGATCTCCGCTTGTGCTAAGCTTGAGGATCTTGAAACATGTGAAAAGGTTCATGCTTTTATCAGCAGTTCTGGCGTTGAAGTGAATGATGTTATGGTTAGTGCTCTGGTCGATATGTATATGAAATGTAATGATAATGATACAGCAAAACAGCTTTTTGAGCAATACGGTGCGAGGAATTTGGATTTGTCCAACGCCATGGCCTCGAATTACGTACGCCAGGGGTTAACGAAGGAGGCTTTAGATGTCTTGAGTCTAATGATGGACTCTGGTGTTAGACCTGATAGGATTTCAATGTTGAGTGCTATTTCATCTTGTTCACAACTGAAGAACATTCTGCTGGGAAAGAGTTGTCATGGATATGTTATGAGGAATGGGTTTGAAAGTTGGGATAACATATGTAACGCCCTGATTGATATGTACATGAAGTGTCGGAAGCAAGATACTGCGGTTAAGATGTTTGATCGGATGTTGAACAAGACAGTGGTCACGTGGAACTCAATAATCGCTGGATATATTGAGAATGGTGATGTGGATGCAGCTTGGGAAACATTCAACACCATGCCTGAGAAGAACATTGTTTCTTGGAACACGATCATTGGCGGTTTGGTTCAAGAAGGCATGTTCGAGGAAGCGATTGAAGTTTTCCGGTCTATGCAAGGCCAAGAGGGTGTTGATGCGGATGGAGTGACAATGATGAGCATTGCATCTGCTTGTGGGCACTTGGGAGCTCTTGATCTTGCAAAGTGGATATATTACTACATTGAGAAGAACGGGACTCAGCTTGATGTCAGACTTAGTACCAGTTTAGTGGATATGTTTTCCAGGTGTGGGGATCCGGAAACAGCAATGTCAATATTCAATGGTTTAGCTAACAGAGATGTCTCGGCTTGGACAGTTGCTATAAGAGCAATGGCTATGTCGGGAAACGCTGAGCGGGCCATAGAGCTTTTCGATGAGATGATTGAACAAGGTTTGAAACCAGATGGGGTAGTGTTTGTTGGAGCATTGACAGCATGTAGCCATGGTGGATTGGTCCAACAAGGTAAGGAGATCTTCGagtcaatgaagaaacttcacgGAGTTTCTCCAGAAGACGTGCACTATGGATGCATGGTTGATCTGCTTAGTCGAGCAGGATTGTTAGAGGAAGCTATGCAACTCATAAAGTCCATGCCTTTGGAGCCAAACGATGTGATTTGGAACTCTCTTTTAGCCGCTTGTCGTGTTCACGGCAATGTGGAGATGGCTGCTTATGCAGCTGCAAAGATACAAGTCTTGGCTCCAGAGAGAACTGGGAGTTATGTGCTTTTGTCAAATGTTTACGCATCAGCTGGAAGATGGAACGATGTGGCAAAAGTGAGGCTGAGTATGAAGGAGAAAGGGTTACGCAAACCACCAGGAACTAGTCTAATAGAGATTCGAGGCAAGACTCATGAGTTCACATCAGGGGATGAGTCACACCCGGAGATGCGGAAAATAGAAGCAATGCTCGATGAAGTTAGCCGTGAGCTAGGCCATGTACCTGATCTCAGCAGTGTTCTGATGGATGTAGATGAGCAAGAGAAGAGATTCATGCTTAGCCGACACAGCGAGAAACTTGCAATGGCCTTTGGTCTCATTAGCTCAAACAAAGGCACAAGAATAAGAATAGTCAAAAACCTGAGAGTATGTTCTGATTGTCACTCATTCGCAAAGTTAGCATCCAAAGCGTATGACAGAGAAATCGTTCTAAGAGACAATAACAGGTTTCATTTCATAAGTCAAGGCAAGTGTTCTTGTAATGACTTCTGGTGA
- the LOC106389305 gene encoding LOW QUALITY PROTEIN: non-specific lipid transfer protein GPI-anchored 5 (The sequence of the model RefSeq protein was modified relative to this genomic sequence to represent the inferred CDS: substituted 1 base at 1 genomic stop codon): MAHHWIRKYFTETVREVGESWSPVLSHLLSLFYSLNSLFISFIXSPKTSQIKQTNTKQNSKRILNTSQESMKMGMGLVFLTVFMAVMSSTRVLAQSTCTSALISMSPCLNYITGNTTSPSQQCCSQLGNVVRSSPDCLCQVLNGGGSQLGINVNQTQALALPRACNVQTPPVSRCNNGGGSTADSPADSPNSSGPGNGSKTVPVGEGEGEGPSSDGSSIKFSYPLLAFLSAASYMAIFLKY; the protein is encoded by the exons ATGGCTCACCATTGGAT ACGCAAATACTTCACAGAAACTGTTAGAGAAGTAGGAGAAAGTTGGTCACCGGTATTAAGCCACCTTTTGTCACTTTTCTACTCCCTCAATTCCTTATTTATATCCTTCATTTAATCTCCAAAGACTTCacaaatcaaacaaacaaacacaaaacaaaactcaaaaagGATTCTAAACACATCTCAAGAAAGCATGAAAATGGGAATGGGTTTAGTGTTTCTTACTGTTTTTATGGCTGTGATGTCTTCTACAAGAGTCCTTGCTCAGTCGACTTGCACATCCGCTTTGATCAGCATGTCGCCGTGTCTCAACTACATAACCGGAAACACTACCTCTCCTTCTCAGCAATGCTGCAGTCAGCTGGGTAACGTAGTCCGGTCTTCTCCTGATTGTTTGTGTCAAGTCCTCAACGGTGGTGGCTCTCAGCTCGGGATCAACGTTAACCAAACACAGGCTCTTGCTTTGCCAAGAGCTTGTAATGTTCAGACTCCTCCTGTCAGTCGCTGTAACAACG GTGGTGGTTCTACTGCTGACTCTCCTGCAGATTCTCCAAACTCTTCAG GACCAGGAAATGGATCGAAAACTGTACCGgtaggagaaggagaaggggaagGACCATCGTCAGACGGAAGCTCTATCAAGTTCTCATATCCTCTTCTTGCCTTCCTTTCCGCGGCTTCCTACATGGCAATCTTCTTGAAATATTGA
- the LOC106392566 gene encoding uncharacterized protein LOC106392566: MVASATSLVFDDLKKGFNKNEVLARVVHFWEARSINKGGLLMGFELFLIDQKGTTIHAFIPANRIACYEEDLKAGVIYKIKKFLVIDNKTSYKVTSHKFLIQFTQQTVLAPTDHAGHDIERQNFRIRSYAEFNEAVNKNEDLYDALGKPVLINDENFNNGVTNKRIDIHMQLKDGPIVRVTLWGNVADNFQKKLMESVDKPMVLLATTMNPKTFRDVFCLSSTSSTRIFFDNDIEPTTNYLTWLRENGKDSEVTTSEVTKPETVTLSELHQFLQNDTPPTGTFCCFATIVDILPQYGWYRVELTVCDKENVATFVIFDKDTAKLAGRKAAEILEDAQDGENGVIDIHNSIPGCLEEIVGRTYKFELKFTPFNFTTPTRQTFTVTQILEEENNEVDNETDPLDDVEGCKEDHDEDDSEALDIQHKDKRLRHE; the protein is encoded by the exons ATGGTCGCTTCAGCTACTTCTTTGGTTTTCGATGATCTTAAAAAAGGTTTTAATAAGAATGAAGTTCTTGCTAGAGTGGTTCACTTTTGGGAAGCGCGTAGCATCAACAAGGGTGGTTTGCTTATGGGCTTCGAATTATTTCTTATTGACCAAAag GGAACAACAATTCATGCCTTCATACCAGCTAATCGAATAGCATGCTATGAAGAGGATTTAAAGGCTGGTGTAATCTATAAGATTAAGAAGTTCTTGGTCATCGACAACAAAACAAGTTACAAAGTGACATCTCACAAGTTCTTAATTCAATTCACTCAACAAACAGTTCTTGCACCCACAGATCATGCTGGCCATGATATTGAGAGGCAAAACTTTAGGATTCGTTCTTATGCTGAGTTCAATGAAGCGGTCAACAAGAACGAAGATCTATATG atgccCTTGGAAAGCCGGTTCTCATCAACGATGAGAACTTCAACAATGGTGTGACTAATAAGAGAATAGACATTCACATGCAATTAAAAGA TGGGCCTATTGTTCGTGTAACACTTTGGGGTAACGTTGCTGACAATTTTCAAAAGAAACTGATGGAAAGTGTTGACAAACCTATGGTGCTTCTCGCTACAACAATGAACCCAAAAACATTTAGAG ACGTATTTTGTTTGTCCTCCACTTCTTCCACAAGGATTTTTTTCGACAATGATATTGAACCAACTACTAACTACTTGACATG GCTGAGAGAAAACGGGAAAGACTCCGAAGTTACAACATCAGAGGTCACAAAGCCAGAAACTGTTACACTTTCTGAGCTTCATCAATTCCTCCAAAATGACACTCCACCG ACAGGCACCTTTTGTTGTTTTGCTACTATCGTGGACATTTTGCCTCAATATGGCTG gTATCGTGTTGAGCTAACTGTTTGTGACAAAGAAAATGTCGCCACTTTTGTAATCTTTGACAAGGACACTGCTAAACTAGCTGGTAGGAAAGCTGCAGAAATTTTGGAAGATGCACAG GATGGTGAGAATGGTGTTATTGACATTCATAATTCAATACCAGGATGTTTGGAAGAAATTGTAGGCCGTACTTACAAATTTGAACTCAAATTTACACCATTTAATTTTACTACTCCTACCCGTCAGACATTTACTGTTACACAAATCctggaagaagaaaacaatgaaGTGGATAACGAAACAGATCCTCTAGATGATGTCGAAGGATGCAAAGAAGACCATGACGAAGACGACAGTGAAGCTCTTGACATCCAACATAAAGACAAACGTCTTCGCCATGAATGA